A DNA window from Micromonospora inyonensis contains the following coding sequences:
- a CDS encoding ABC transporter permease, producing the protein MGSVTATVGPARHSHVILWFRTFAAIVGSGFRRYSTYRQAAVAGVVTNTVFGFLRCYLLLAVARQAGSVAGYDPARLATFVWMGQGLLTVVLLWGWTELADRIRTGDVVSDLLRPVDPVTSHLATDLGRAGYAVLARMVPPVLVGPLFFEVYLPTRWSTALLFLLSVLLAVVASFGCRYLVNATAYWLHDVRGPMILWTLSSGLLAGLYFPLRFLPEGLHQTLWIVTPFPSLFQTPLDVLVEVDPPPVSLALVGIQVVWTVLILASCRVVQRRAERRLVVQGG; encoded by the coding sequence GTGGGCTCCGTCACCGCCACTGTGGGACCGGCCCGGCACTCACACGTTATCCTATGGTTTCGGACATTTGCCGCGATAGTCGGATCGGGATTCCGGCGTTACTCAACGTATCGGCAGGCTGCGGTGGCCGGGGTCGTCACCAACACCGTCTTCGGCTTCCTCCGTTGCTACCTCCTGCTCGCCGTGGCCCGGCAGGCCGGCTCGGTCGCCGGTTACGACCCGGCCCGGCTGGCGACCTTCGTCTGGATGGGGCAGGGACTGCTCACCGTGGTCCTGCTCTGGGGCTGGACCGAACTGGCCGACCGGATCCGCACCGGGGACGTGGTCAGCGACCTGCTCCGCCCGGTCGATCCGGTGACCAGCCACCTCGCCACCGACCTGGGCCGCGCCGGCTACGCGGTGCTGGCCCGCATGGTGCCGCCGGTGCTGGTCGGCCCGCTCTTCTTCGAGGTCTACCTGCCGACCCGCTGGTCCACCGCGCTGCTGTTCCTGCTGTCGGTGCTGCTGGCGGTGGTGGCCAGCTTCGGCTGCCGGTACCTGGTCAACGCCACCGCCTACTGGTTGCACGACGTCCGGGGCCCGATGATCCTCTGGACGCTCAGTTCCGGTCTGCTGGCCGGGCTCTACTTCCCGCTGCGCTTCCTGCCGGAGGGGCTCCACCAGACGCTGTGGATCGTCACCCCGTTCCCGAGTCTCTTCCAGACCCCGCTCGACGTGCTGGTCGAGGTCGACCCGCCGCCGGTCTCGCTCGCCCTGGTCGGGATCCAGGTGGTCTGGACGGTGCTGATCCTGGCGTCCTGCCGGGTGGTGCAGCGCCGGGCCGAGCGTCGGCTGGTGGTGCAGGGTGGCTGA
- a CDS encoding ABC transporter permease, with amino-acid sequence MADPAGTTLAAYRALLGAQARSQTAYRVSFTVDLLGNVGATVFDVLTVFVLFGVTRELGGFTLRETFVMVALSACAFATADLLVGNIERLPRYVRTGLFDTVLLRPLGALPQLLLMDLPLRKVSRVVFGLAVLVVAVGTAGIEWTPARAALVILAPLAGVVFFGSVFVATATVSFYWVESGELANSVTYGGRDFTSYPITVFGGWFRAVFAYGLGFAFVSYHPALALLGRDDPLGLPAWVGWASPGVAVVAAAIAATAWRTGVRHYRSTGS; translated from the coding sequence GTGGCTGACCCGGCCGGCACGACGCTCGCCGCGTACCGGGCGCTGCTCGGCGCGCAGGCACGGTCGCAGACCGCGTACCGGGTGTCGTTCACCGTCGACCTGCTGGGCAACGTCGGGGCGACCGTCTTCGACGTGCTCACCGTCTTCGTCCTCTTCGGGGTGACCCGCGAACTCGGCGGCTTCACCCTGCGCGAGACGTTCGTGATGGTCGCCCTCTCCGCCTGCGCCTTCGCCACCGCCGACCTGCTGGTCGGCAACATCGAGCGGTTACCCCGGTACGTGCGCACCGGCCTGTTCGACACGGTGCTGCTGCGCCCACTCGGCGCGCTGCCGCAACTGCTGCTGATGGACCTGCCGCTGCGCAAGGTCTCCCGGGTGGTCTTCGGGCTGGCAGTCCTGGTGGTGGCGGTCGGCACGGCCGGGATCGAGTGGACCCCGGCGCGGGCGGCGCTGGTGATCCTCGCCCCGCTGGCCGGGGTGGTCTTCTTCGGCTCGGTCTTCGTGGCCACCGCGACCGTCTCGTTCTACTGGGTCGAGTCGGGGGAACTGGCCAACTCGGTCACCTACGGCGGGCGGGACTTCACCTCGTACCCGATCACGGTCTTCGGGGGCTGGTTCCGCGCCGTCTTCGCGTACGGTCTCGGCTTCGCCTTCGTCAGCTACCACCCGGCGCTGGCGCTGCTCGGCCGGGACGACCCGCTCGGCCTGCCGGCCTGGGTGGGCTGGGCCTCGCCGGGCGTCGCGGTGGTCGCCGCCGCGATCGCCGCCACGGCGTGGCGGACCGGTGTCCGACACTACCGGAGTACGGGGTCATGA
- a CDS encoding ABC transporter ATP-binding protein yields MSGTVIEAHELRKEFTVRVRAGRLRRHKRVVTAVDGVDLRVERGEMLGYIGPNGAGKSTTLKMLTGVLTPTGGTVRVCGLEPVARRTRLALGIGVVFGQRSQLWWDLPLRDSFDLLRHVYRVPAAAHAARLRRCRDLLDLDAFLDTPVRQLSLGQRMRGELTAALLHGPQVIFLDEPTIGLDVVSRQAVRGFLAELGRAGDTTLVLTTHDLADIERLCQRLVVIDHGRVVHDGSIAALHRRYGSRRLVVAELDVPLSDPPTLPGAPLQRVEADGHRLVFALESAGAAEVVAGLAGLATLRDLSIVEPDIEDVVARLYRTGQPARATAVSTGT; encoded by the coding sequence ATGAGCGGAACCGTCATCGAGGCGCACGAGCTGCGCAAGGAGTTCACCGTACGGGTCCGGGCCGGCCGGCTGCGCCGGCACAAGCGGGTCGTCACCGCCGTCGACGGCGTGGACCTGCGGGTGGAACGGGGCGAGATGCTCGGCTACATCGGCCCGAACGGGGCCGGGAAGTCCACCACGCTGAAGATGCTCACCGGCGTGCTCACCCCCACCGGCGGTACGGTGCGGGTCTGCGGTCTGGAGCCGGTCGCCCGGCGGACCCGGCTGGCTCTGGGCATCGGCGTGGTGTTCGGGCAGCGGTCCCAGCTCTGGTGGGACCTGCCCCTGCGGGACTCGTTCGACCTGCTGCGGCACGTCTACCGGGTGCCGGCCGCCGCACACGCCGCCCGGCTGCGCCGCTGCCGGGACCTGCTCGACCTGGACGCCTTCCTCGACACCCCGGTCCGTCAGCTCTCGCTCGGCCAGCGGATGCGCGGGGAGCTGACCGCCGCCCTGCTGCACGGCCCGCAGGTGATCTTCCTCGACGAGCCGACCATCGGGCTGGACGTGGTCAGCCGGCAGGCGGTGCGGGGTTTCCTCGCCGAACTGGGCCGAGCCGGGGACACCACACTGGTGCTGACCACGCACGACCTGGCCGACATCGAGCGGCTCTGCCAGCGTCTCGTGGTGATCGACCACGGCCGGGTGGTCCACGACGGCTCGATCGCCGCCCTGCACCGCCGGTACGGCTCCCGCCGACTGGTGGTCGCCGAGCTGGACGTCCCCCTGTCCGATCCGCCGACGCTGCCCGGCGCGCCGTTGCAGCGGGTGGAGGCCGACGGGCACCGGCTGGTCTTCGCGCTGGAGTCGGCGGGCGCGGCCGAGGTGGTCGCCGGGCTGGCCGGGCTCGCCACGCTCCGCGACCTCTCGATCGTCGAGCCGGACATCGAGGACGTCGTGGCCCGCCTCTACCGGACCGGACAGCCGGCCAGGGCGACCGCGGTCTCCACCGGCACCTGA
- a CDS encoding DUF3043 domain-containing protein codes for MCTGRRWLATLHHVPSLFRRKSTAVADESVTEVTVEETSASARSRGYTPAKGRETPKRPTANRRVAAATKPLSKEEAKERRRRLRAEAAEEFRREGGPRDRGPERLLARNVVDARRTVGTWFFGGALVVLIGSSAAMPPTVRLVSNLLWAALAIGVVIDSILISRKIKKLVRERFPNSGERMGSLYLYAIMRSITFRRMRAPAPQVNLGDPV; via the coding sequence ATGTGCACCGGCCGCCGATGGTTGGCTACCCTTCACCACGTGCCCTCGCTGTTTCGCCGCAAGTCCACCGCCGTCGCCGACGAGTCCGTCACCGAGGTGACGGTGGAGGAGACGTCCGCGTCTGCCCGCTCCCGGGGCTACACCCCGGCCAAGGGGCGCGAGACGCCGAAGCGCCCCACGGCCAACCGCCGGGTCGCCGCCGCCACCAAGCCGTTGAGCAAGGAGGAGGCCAAGGAGCGACGCCGCCGGCTGCGGGCCGAGGCGGCGGAGGAGTTCCGCCGCGAGGGCGGCCCCCGGGACCGGGGACCGGAGCGGCTGCTGGCCCGTAACGTGGTCGACGCCCGGCGTACCGTCGGCACCTGGTTCTTCGGCGGCGCGCTGGTCGTGCTGATCGGTTCGTCGGCCGCGATGCCGCCGACCGTGCGCCTGGTCTCGAACCTGCTCTGGGCGGCGCTGGCGATCGGCGTGGTGATCGACTCGATCCTGATCAGCCGCAAGATCAAGAAGCTGGTCCGCGAGCGCTTCCCGAACAGCGGCGAGCGGATGGGCTCGCTCTACCTCTACGCGATCATGCGCTCGATCACGTTCCGCAGGATGCGGGCCCCGGCTCCCCAGGTGAACCTCGGCGATCCGGTCTGA
- the murA gene encoding UDP-N-acetylglucosamine 1-carboxyvinyltransferase — protein sequence MTNDVLVVHGGTPLEGRIRVRGAKNLVSKAMVAALLGDSPSRLFDVPRIRDVEVVRGLLGLHGVKVSDGQEDGELVFDPANVESASTDQINVHAGSSRIPILFCGPLLHRLGHAFIPDLGGCHIGPRPIDFHLQALREFGATVDKTPEGLHLSAPNGLHGTKFALPYPSVGATEQVLLTAVMAEGVTELRNAAVEPEIIDLICVLQKMGAIIKVHTDRVIEIQGVPKLHGYTHRPIPDRIEAASWAAAALATRGHVEVLGAQQADMMTFLNVFRSVGGEYEVTDTRPPRLGDLGQEGGIRFWHPGGELHATALETDVHPGFMTDWQQPLVVALTQARGLSIVHETVYEQRLGYTEALNAMGANIQVYRDCLGGTPCRFGRRNFKHSAVIAGPSKLHAADLVIPDLRAGFSHLIAALAAEGTSRVYGVDLINRGYEDFEAKLADLGAHVERP from the coding sequence TTGACCAACGACGTCCTGGTCGTACACGGAGGAACTCCGCTGGAAGGGCGGATCCGCGTGCGCGGCGCGAAGAACCTGGTCTCCAAGGCGATGGTCGCCGCCCTGCTCGGCGACAGCCCGAGCCGACTCTTCGACGTACCGAGGATCCGGGACGTCGAGGTGGTCCGGGGCCTGCTCGGCCTGCACGGCGTGAAGGTCAGCGACGGCCAGGAGGATGGCGAGCTGGTCTTCGACCCGGCGAACGTGGAGAGCGCGAGCACCGACCAGATCAACGTGCACGCCGGGTCGAGCCGGATCCCGATCCTGTTCTGCGGCCCGCTGCTGCACCGCCTCGGTCACGCGTTCATCCCCGACCTGGGTGGCTGCCACATCGGCCCCCGGCCGATCGACTTCCACCTCCAGGCACTGCGCGAGTTCGGCGCGACGGTCGACAAGACCCCGGAGGGGCTGCACCTGTCCGCGCCGAACGGGCTGCACGGCACCAAGTTCGCGCTGCCGTACCCGAGCGTCGGCGCGACCGAGCAGGTGCTGCTGACCGCGGTGATGGCCGAGGGCGTCACCGAGCTGCGCAACGCGGCGGTGGAGCCGGAGATCATCGACCTGATCTGCGTCCTCCAGAAGATGGGCGCGATCATCAAGGTGCACACCGACCGGGTGATCGAGATCCAGGGCGTGCCGAAGCTGCACGGCTACACCCACCGGCCGATTCCGGACCGGATCGAGGCGGCGAGCTGGGCGGCAGCGGCGCTGGCGACCCGGGGTCACGTCGAGGTGCTCGGCGCGCAGCAGGCCGACATGATGACCTTCCTGAACGTGTTCCGCTCGGTCGGCGGCGAGTACGAGGTGACCGACACCCGTCCGCCCCGGTTGGGTGACCTCGGCCAGGAGGGCGGCATCCGGTTCTGGCACCCGGGCGGCGAGCTGCACGCCACCGCGCTGGAGACCGACGTGCACCCCGGTTTCATGACCGACTGGCAGCAGCCGCTGGTCGTCGCGCTGACCCAGGCCCGGGGCCTGTCGATCGTCCACGAGACGGTCTACGAGCAGCGGCTCGGCTACACCGAGGCGCTCAACGCGATGGGTGCCAACATCCAGGTGTACCGGGACTGCCTGGGCGGCACCCCGTGCCGCTTCGGCCGGCGCAACTTCAAGCACTCGGCGGTGATCGCCGGACCGAGCAAGCTGCACGCCGCCGACCTGGTCATCCCGGACCTGCGGGCCGGGTTCAGCCACCTGATCGCCGCGCTCGCCGCCGAGGGGACCTCCCGGGTGTACGGCGTCGACCTGATCAACCGGGGCTACGAGGACTTCGAGGCGAAGCTCGCCGACCTCGGCGCGCACGTCGAACGCCCCTGA
- the nadA gene encoding quinolinate synthase NadA — protein MTSTWVEPSNTATALLLLGRGSDPATERGVECPGDLPAPSDPDLVARAAAAKAALGDRVFVLGHHYQRDEVIQFADVTGDSFKLAREAAARPDAEYIVFCGVHFMAESADILTSDAQKVILPDLAAGCSMADMAVLSQVETAWDVLTELGIAADTVPVTYMNSSADIKGFVGRNGGVVCTSSNAKRALDWAYEQGSKVLFLPDQHLGRNTAVLEMGFSLDDCVLYDPHKPNGGLTPGQLRDARMILWRGHCSVHGRFTLDSVDDVRQRVPGVNVLVHPECRHEVVNAADLVGSTEYIIRTIEAAPAGSAWAVGTELNLVRRLALAHPDKQIMFLDKAVCYCSTMNRIDLPHLVWALEELVAGRVVNQITVDADTAHHARVALDQMLALPGA, from the coding sequence GTGACTTCGACCTGGGTGGAACCCTCCAACACCGCGACGGCGCTGCTCCTTCTCGGCCGGGGCAGCGATCCCGCCACCGAGCGTGGCGTGGAGTGTCCGGGTGACCTGCCGGCGCCGAGCGACCCGGATCTGGTGGCCCGCGCGGCGGCGGCCAAGGCGGCGCTGGGCGACCGGGTCTTCGTGCTGGGCCACCACTACCAGCGCGACGAGGTGATCCAGTTCGCCGACGTGACCGGCGACTCGTTCAAGCTGGCCCGGGAGGCGGCGGCCCGCCCGGACGCCGAGTACATCGTCTTCTGCGGTGTGCACTTCATGGCCGAGAGCGCCGACATCCTCACCTCGGACGCGCAGAAGGTGATCCTGCCCGACCTGGCCGCCGGCTGCTCGATGGCCGACATGGCGGTGCTCTCGCAGGTGGAGACCGCCTGGGACGTGCTGACCGAGCTGGGCATCGCCGCCGACACCGTCCCGGTGACGTACATGAACTCCTCGGCCGACATCAAGGGGTTCGTCGGCCGCAACGGCGGCGTGGTCTGCACCTCGTCGAACGCCAAGCGGGCCCTGGACTGGGCGTACGAGCAGGGGTCGAAGGTGCTCTTCCTGCCCGACCAGCACCTCGGCCGCAACACCGCCGTGCTGGAGATGGGCTTCTCGCTGGACGACTGCGTGCTCTACGACCCGCACAAGCCGAACGGCGGGCTGACCCCCGGGCAGCTGCGGGACGCGCGGATGATCCTGTGGCGGGGGCACTGCTCGGTGCACGGCCGGTTCACCCTGGACAGCGTCGACGACGTCCGGCAGCGGGTGCCCGGGGTCAACGTGCTGGTCCACCCGGAGTGCCGGCACGAGGTGGTCAACGCCGCCGACCTGGTCGGCTCGACCGAGTACATCATCCGGACCATCGAGGCGGCCCCGGCCGGCTCGGCCTGGGCGGTGGGCACCGAACTGAACCTGGTCCGCCGGCTCGCGCTGGCCCACCCGGACAAGCAGATCATGTTCCTCGACAAGGCGGTCTGCTACTGCTCGACGATGAACCGCATCGACCTGCCGCACCTGGTGTGGGCGCTGGAGGAGCTGGTCGCCGGCCGGGTGGTCAACCAGATCACCGTCGATGCGGACACCGCCCACCACGCCCGGGTGGCACTGGACCAGATGCTGGCCCTCCCCGGGGCCTGA
- a CDS encoding glycerate kinase, with amino-acid sequence MWAATLLGMRVLLCPDKFAGTLPAQEVAHAVAAGWREVADGDELLIRPLADGGPGFVAVLADALGGRRVPVPTVDPLGRATTGEILLTDDGTAYLESAQACGLHLLAAAERDPKATTSYGLGLLVTAAVEHGARTVVVGLGGSGTNDAGAGMFAALGATPLDDTGHALPYGGAALAAVAGLDGTPRLRDATLVAATDVDNPLLGLHGASNVYGPQKGATREDVLLLDAALERFAGVLERDLPGCPAGLGALPGGGAAGGLGAAVLALGGRCESGIGLVTRAIGLDAALDAVDLVITGEGSFDHQSLRGKVVAGVAGAARDRGVPCVVVAGRVSTGRREAASAGVTDTYSLVEHFGGEEHGGIEAAMGRPAEGLRALGARLARQWSR; translated from the coding sequence ATGTGGGCTGCCACACTGCTGGGCATGCGTGTGCTGCTCTGTCCGGACAAGTTCGCCGGCACCCTCCCGGCGCAGGAGGTGGCCCACGCGGTGGCCGCCGGCTGGCGCGAGGTCGCCGACGGTGACGAACTCCTCATCCGTCCCCTCGCCGACGGTGGGCCCGGTTTCGTCGCGGTCCTCGCCGACGCGCTCGGCGGCCGGCGGGTGCCCGTACCGACGGTCGACCCGCTGGGCCGTGCGACGACGGGGGAGATCCTGCTCACCGACGACGGGACCGCGTACCTCGAGAGCGCCCAGGCGTGCGGGCTGCACCTGCTCGCCGCCGCCGAGCGCGATCCGAAGGCCACCACGTCGTACGGGCTGGGGCTGCTGGTCACCGCCGCCGTCGAGCACGGCGCGCGGACCGTGGTGGTCGGGCTGGGGGGCTCCGGCACCAACGACGCCGGCGCCGGGATGTTCGCCGCGCTGGGCGCGACCCCGCTCGACGACACCGGCCACGCCCTGCCGTACGGCGGGGCGGCGCTGGCCGCCGTGGCCGGCCTGGACGGGACGCCCCGACTGCGCGACGCCACCCTGGTCGCCGCCACCGACGTGGACAACCCGCTCCTCGGGCTGCACGGGGCGAGCAACGTCTACGGCCCGCAGAAGGGAGCCACCCGCGAGGACGTGCTGCTGCTCGACGCGGCGTTGGAGCGGTTCGCGGGCGTACTGGAGAGGGACCTGCCGGGGTGCCCGGCGGGGCTCGGCGCGCTGCCCGGCGGCGGCGCGGCCGGCGGACTCGGCGCGGCGGTCCTCGCCCTCGGCGGCCGGTGCGAGTCCGGCATCGGGCTGGTCACCCGGGCGATCGGCCTGGACGCCGCGCTCGACGCGGTGGACCTGGTGATCACCGGTGAGGGCTCGTTCGACCACCAGTCGCTGCGCGGCAAGGTGGTCGCCGGGGTGGCCGGCGCGGCCCGGGACCGGGGCGTGCCCTGCGTGGTGGTGGCGGGCCGGGTCAGCACCGGCCGGCGCGAGGCCGCCTCGGCCGGGGTGACCGACACGTACAGCCTGGTCGAACACTTCGGTGGGGAGGAACATGGCGGGATCGAGGCGGCCATGGGTCGCCCGGCCGAGGGACTGCGGGCGCTGGGTGCCCGGCTGGCCCGGCAGTGGAGCCGCTGA
- the erpA gene encoding iron-sulfur cluster insertion protein ErpA, whose amino-acid sequence MTTPAQTDSTEAKAPTTVVLTDVAAQKVKALIEQEDRDDLRLRVAVQPGGCSGLRYQLFFDERSLDGDIVSDFDGVEVVVDRMSAPYLTGATIDFADRIDAQGFTIDNPNAGSSCACGDSFS is encoded by the coding sequence GTGACCACGCCAGCGCAGACCGACTCGACCGAGGCCAAGGCCCCCACGACCGTCGTCCTCACCGACGTCGCGGCGCAGAAGGTCAAGGCCCTGATCGAGCAGGAGGACCGCGACGACCTGCGGCTCCGGGTCGCGGTGCAGCCGGGCGGCTGCTCCGGCCTGCGGTACCAGCTCTTCTTCGACGAGCGTTCCCTCGACGGGGACATCGTCAGTGACTTCGATGGTGTCGAGGTCGTCGTCGACCGGATGAGCGCCCCCTACCTGACCGGCGCCACCATCGACTTCGCCGACCGGATCGACGCCCAGGGCTTCACCATCGACAACCCGAACGCGGGCAGCTCCTGCGCCTGCGGCGACTCGTTCAGCTGA
- a CDS encoding carbohydrate kinase family protein — protein sequence MKIAVTGSIATDHLMSFPGRFADQLIADQLDKVSLSFLIDDLIVRRGGVAANIAFGMAQLGLTPVLVGAVGADFADYRSWLERHGVDCDSVHVSEVAHTARFVCTTDTDMCQIASFYAGAMSEARNIELAPVAKRIGRLDLVLVGANDPEAMLRHSAECRERGYHFAADPSQQLARMEGSDVAGLIDGATYLLTNEYEKSLLQSKAGLTDAQLLDRVTIRVTTLGKDGVEIEGRDVPRIHVPAVRDVPEIDPTGVGDGFRGGFFAGLSWGLTLERAAQVGCLSAALVLENQGAQEYEIRRDAFVKRLAEEYGDAVADEVRPHLLG from the coding sequence ATGAAGATCGCCGTGACCGGCTCGATCGCGACCGACCACCTGATGAGCTTCCCCGGGCGGTTCGCCGACCAGCTCATCGCCGACCAGTTGGACAAGGTCTCGCTGTCCTTCCTCATCGACGACCTCATCGTCCGGCGCGGTGGCGTGGCCGCGAACATCGCCTTCGGGATGGCCCAGCTCGGATTGACCCCGGTGCTGGTCGGCGCGGTCGGCGCCGACTTCGCCGACTACCGCTCCTGGCTGGAGCGGCACGGGGTCGACTGCGACTCGGTGCACGTCAGCGAGGTCGCGCACACCGCCCGGTTCGTCTGCACCACCGACACCGACATGTGCCAGATCGCGTCCTTCTACGCCGGGGCGATGAGCGAGGCCCGCAACATCGAGCTGGCCCCGGTCGCGAAGCGGATCGGCCGTCTCGACCTGGTGCTGGTCGGAGCCAACGACCCCGAGGCGATGCTGCGCCACTCGGCCGAGTGCCGGGAACGGGGCTACCACTTCGCCGCCGACCCGTCCCAGCAGCTCGCCCGGATGGAGGGCAGCGACGTCGCCGGCCTGATCGACGGCGCTACCTACCTGCTCACCAACGAGTACGAGAAGTCGCTGCTGCAGAGCAAGGCCGGCCTGACCGACGCCCAGCTCCTCGACCGGGTGACCATCCGGGTCACCACGCTCGGCAAGGACGGCGTGGAGATCGAGGGACGGGACGTCCCGCGCATCCACGTGCCGGCCGTTCGGGACGTTCCTGAGATCGACCCGACCGGGGTCGGCGACGGCTTCCGGGGTGGATTCTTCGCCGGACTCTCCTGGGGGCTGACCCTGGAGCGGGCCGCCCAGGTCGGCTGCCTCTCGGCGGCGCTGGTGCTGGAGAACCAGGGGGCGCAGGAGTACGAGATCCGCCGGGACGCCTTCGTCAAGCGCCTCGCCGAGGAGTACGGCGACGCCGTCGCCGACGAGGTCCGCCCCCACCTGCTCGGCTGA
- a CDS encoding DUF397 domain-containing protein — protein sequence MPTPDLSRVRWFTSSRSANNGDCVECALLPDAVAVRDSKDPSGPVLTFSAAQWATFVAAPPRRP from the coding sequence ATGCCCACCCCCGACCTGTCCCGGGTCCGTTGGTTCACCAGCAGCCGGAGTGCCAACAACGGCGACTGCGTGGAGTGCGCGCTGTTGCCCGACGCGGTCGCGGTCCGTGACAGCAAGGACCCGTCCGGTCCGGTGCTCACCTTCAGCGCGGCCCAGTGGGCCACCTTCGTGGCCGCCCCGCCCCGCCGGCCCTGA
- a CDS encoding helix-turn-helix domain-containing protein, with translation MGPRNDPSALRWLIGAELARYRREVPMSLSELAAVTGIGKPKLGHMESGRYQQFPEDVATILRACGADQPATDRLISLTGRADAKTWWAPWANVVPDWFRTYVGLEGLADTAFVFESMVVPGLLQTEEYAQALTLGTGFVRPDHAERFVSFRQTRARRLTDEDPLTLHAVIGEAALRLRVNGEETRRAQLRHLAAMSELPNVTVQVLRPEDGPHAATPLGKFVVLDFAHVRPIAYTEVLDGAMYVQDPDGVRTYSMVADNLRQVALSPAESRALITELAGAR, from the coding sequence GTGGGGCCACGGAACGACCCGTCCGCGTTGCGCTGGTTGATCGGCGCCGAGCTGGCCCGCTACCGACGGGAGGTGCCGATGTCGCTCAGCGAGTTGGCCGCCGTCACCGGCATCGGCAAGCCGAAGCTCGGCCACATGGAGAGCGGGCGCTACCAGCAGTTCCCGGAGGACGTGGCGACGATCCTGCGCGCCTGCGGGGCCGACCAGCCGGCAACCGACCGGCTCATCTCGCTGACGGGTCGGGCCGACGCGAAGACGTGGTGGGCGCCGTGGGCGAACGTCGTACCGGACTGGTTCCGCACCTACGTCGGCCTCGAAGGGCTGGCCGACACCGCGTTCGTCTTCGAGTCCATGGTGGTGCCGGGGCTTCTGCAGACCGAGGAGTACGCACAGGCGCTCACCCTCGGAACCGGCTTCGTCCGGCCGGACCACGCCGAACGGTTCGTCTCGTTCCGGCAGACCCGCGCCCGGCGGCTCACCGACGAGGATCCGTTGACCCTGCACGCGGTGATCGGCGAGGCGGCGCTGCGGCTGCGGGTGAACGGCGAGGAGACCCGCCGGGCCCAGCTCCGCCACCTCGCCGCGATGTCCGAGCTGCCCAACGTCACGGTCCAGGTGCTCCGCCCCGAGGACGGGCCGCACGCGGCAACGCCACTGGGCAAGTTCGTCGTGCTGGACTTCGCGCACGTCCGGCCGATCGCCTACACCGAGGTGCTCGACGGGGCGATGTACGTGCAGGACCCGGACGGGGTGCGAACCTATAGCATGGTGGCCGACAACCTGCGCCAGGTCGCCCTCTCCCCCGCCGAGTCGCGCGCGTTGATCACGGAGTTGGCTGGCGCCCGATAG
- a CDS encoding sulfurtransferase TusA family protein, whose translation MLDCRGQRCPLPVIALARRLPDLPVGAVLRVLADDPAAAVDIPAWCRMRGQEFVTAVEGPGYDVRRIH comes from the coding sequence GTGCTGGATTGTCGCGGGCAGCGCTGCCCGCTGCCGGTCATCGCCCTCGCCCGCCGCCTGCCGGACCTGCCGGTCGGCGCGGTGCTGCGGGTGCTCGCCGACGATCCGGCGGCGGCGGTGGACATCCCGGCCTGGTGCCGGATGCGCGGGCAGGAGTTCGTGACCGCCGTCGAGGGCCCCGGCTACGACGTCCGCCGCATCCACTGA